In a genomic window of Lepisosteus oculatus isolate fLepOcu1 chromosome 5, fLepOcu1.hap2, whole genome shotgun sequence:
- the LOC102692674 gene encoding thrombospondin type-1 domain-containing protein 1 isoform X1 — translation MPQALPASAPVFLLLFCGYALAQIRYWPSAVYVALSNGTVFVDFHCDRNVTDGSMTISLVDTEANTTVASRPVPGNQSEGTVEFNCTCFPYAGRFRFWLQLGGQKGCLNDTQWWSEVLHVQWPPFHIGVQRTSNRSSSSFQIGISTNFEPCRLNLSPVYLEVSYFEHNTIGKVSIDKVKAQVRRDVAVVKSQWVDLGCVFPFTERDFIKVALKSRHADWDIKSSGPLYLSQIFTYKLLIDNVYKLGCERTVTVRLLPPPCAFAQGKVVLYREGVTGSGEDSPPVASKWLSHGENETEFNCSLFEPGKNKYCFKFILNFSRLPSHAQSCIVVQRNTESWGRWQTWSPCSVNCGEGVRQRYRECLVPSTGMAHCTGLQKELSPCSLEDCTVVAVSPSLAPVHPESKKMGNMVAVAGISICLVVIVATVLITLWRKLCRTPKCNSVRRRSSLHSPGFRKNSDEVNIYCQSQQRHSFSESLEALPEQAEEVFDKLTVGRRHSHPLSAELSNPTSGESLSPNVQKIIPPIFGYRLAQQQLKEMKKKGLKEATKVYHVSQNPQNDTVLDATSVIMPEQPESQEEAALSRFRIKAPFLEPKSSVSPERPSPKVDFVLSQLSELPLSSQPSVHQRTEEWVEMVERGYMRNPHFKRTASFHETKHPRPFRERSLSSCTTRQLAFSGSRLRGFDQHQEKEDRRPKSRMGDGEEERHRFWNERLSANRPDLLGDRRLGTWSTGLDKTVQSRARRGPSPIQRNMMARKLKQANSSATYSHQRNTSLSPSQYRRDKCKSLPLDSEYGLYPSSPYGLTESEQRMMDLSGFFGEEDENRDFEC, via the exons ATGCCTCAGGCCCTGCCAGCTTCCGCTCCTGTATTCCTGCTGCTGTTCTGCGGTTACG CTCTGGCCCAAATCCGTTACTGGCCCTCCGCAGTATATGTGGCTTTAAGCAACGGGACAGTGTTTGTGGATTTCCACTGTGACAGGAATGTGACCGATGGCAGCATGACCATTTCCTTGGTGGATACAGAGGCCAATACCACAGTGGCCAGCAGACCTGTACCTGGAAACCAGTCAGAAGGCACAGTGGAGTTTAACTGCACCTGCTTCCCCTACGCAGGCAGATTCCGGTTCTGGCTGCAGCTGGGTGGGCAGAAAGGGTGCCTCAATGATACCCAGTGGTGGAGTGAGGTACTGCACGTCCAGTGGCCCCCTTTCCACATCGGCGTGCAGAGAACGAGCAACAGGAGCTCGAGCTCTTTTCAGATCGGGATTTCCACCAACTTTGAGCCCTGCCGTTTGAACTTGTCCCCTGTTTACTTGGAGGTCAGCTACTTTGAGCACAACACGATAGGGAAGGTAAGCATTGATAAAGTGAAGGCACAGGTCAGGAGGGACGTGGCTGTTGTGAAATCACAGTGGGTGGATTTGGGCTGTGTCTTCCCTTTTACCGAACGGGATTTCATCAAGGTGGCCCTGAAATCCCGCCATGCAGACTGGGACATAAAGTCCTCAGGGCCGCTGTACCTCTCTCAGATATTTACATACAAGCTGCTCATTGACAATGTGTACAAGCTGGGCTGCGAGCGAACAGTGACAGTGCGCTTATTGCCCCCACCCTGTGCCTTCGCCCAAGGAAAGGTGGTCCTGTACCGGGAAGGAGTCACGGGCTCAGGAGAGGACAGCCCTCCTGTGGCGTCTAAATGGCTTTCCCATGGAGAGAATGAAACTGAATTCAACTGCTCCCTGTTTGAACCGGGCAAAAACAAGTACTGCTTTAAGTTCATTTTAAACTTTAGCCGCTTGCCTAGCCATGCCCAGAGCTGCATCGTCGTACAGAGGAACACAG AGTCATGGGGCCGGTGGCAAACCTGGAGCCCCTGCAGTGTGAACTGTGGTGAAGGGGTGAGGCAGCGGTACCGGGAGTGCCTGGTGCCTTCTACTGGGATGGCCCACTGCACCGGCCTGCAGAAAGAGCTCTCCCCCTGCTCCCTGGAGGACTGCACAG TGGTTGCAGTTTCACCTTCCCTCGCTCCTGTTCACCCTGAGAGCAAAAAGATGGGCAACATGGTAGCTGTGGCAGGCATCTCCATCTGTCTTGTAGTGATTGTGGCCACTGTCCTCATCACGCTGTGGAGGAAGCTCTGCCGGACTCCAAAGTGCAACTCCGTCCGCCGCCGCAGCTCCTTGCACTCCCCGGGATTCAGGAAGAACTCGGACGAGGTCAACATCTACTGCCAGAGCCAGCAACGGCACAGTTTCTCTGAGAGCCTGGAGGCCCTGCCAGAGCAGGCTGAGGAAGTTTTCGACAAGCTGACCGTAGGCCGCAGGCACAGCCACCCTCTCTCAGCTGAACTGAGCAACCCCACTTCTGGGGAGAGTCTGTCACCCAACGTGCAGAAGATCATCCCTCCTATCTTTGGCTACCGGCTTGCCCAGCAGCAGCTTAAGGAGATGAAGAAGAAAGGCTTGAAGGAGGCCACCAAGGTCTACCATGTGTCCCAGAATCCCCAGAATGACACTGTCCTGGATGCCACCTCTGTAATTATGCCAGAGCAGCCAGAAAGCCAGGAGGAAGCAGCATTAAGCCGTTTCCGCATCAAGGCACCTTTCTTAGAACCCAAGAGCTCTGTTTCTCCAGAGAGGCCGAGTCCCAAAGTGGACTTTGTGCTCTCACAGCTCAGTGAgcttcctctctcctctcagccCAGTGTGCATCAGCGTACTGAAGAATGGGTGGAGATGGTGGAAAGAGGCTACATGAGGAATCCACATTTCAAGAGAACAGCCAGTTTCCATGAAACCAAACACCCCCGACCATTCCGAGAAAGGAGCCTGTCTTCCTGTACTACAAGGCAGCTGGCATTCTCTGGCTCCAGGTTGAGAGGTTTCGACCAGCATCAAGAAAAGGAGGACAGACGCCCCAAATCTAGGATGGgggatggggaggaggagaggcaCCGATTTTGGAATGAGAGGTTGTCAGCAAACAGGCCAGACCTCCTCGGTGATCGCAGACTGGGGACCTGGAGTACTGGACTGGACAAAACAGTGCAAAGTAGGGCCAGAAGAGGTCCTTCGCCAATTCAGAGAAACATGATGGCCAGGAAGCTGAAGCAAGCCAATTCATCGGCCACCTACAGCCACCAGAGGAACACCAGCCTCAGCCCCTCTCAGTACAGGAGGGACAAATGCAAGAGTCTTCCACTCGACTCTGAGTACGGACTCTACCCCAGCTCCCCCTACGGCCTCACCGAGTCTGAACAACGCATGATGGATCTGTCGGGGTTCTTTGGGGAAGAGGATGAGAACAGAGATTTTGAGTGCTGA
- the LOC102692674 gene encoding thrombospondin type-1 domain-containing protein 1 isoform X3, producing MPQALPASAPVFLLLFCGYALAQIRYWPSAVYVALSNGTVFVDFHCDRNVTDGSMTISLVDTEANTTVASRPVPGNQSEGTVEFNCTCFPYAGRFRFWLQLGGQKGCLNDTQWWSEVLHVQWPPFHIGVQRTSNRSSSSFQIGISTNFEPCRLNLSPVYLEVSYFEHNTIGKVVLYREGVTGSGEDSPPVASKWLSHGENETEFNCSLFEPGKNKYCFKFILNFSRLPSHAQSCIVVQRNTESWGRWQTWSPCSVNCGEGVRQRYRECLVPSTGMAHCTGLQKELSPCSLEDCTVVAVSPSLAPVHPESKKMGNMVAVAGISICLVVIVATVLITLWRKLCRTPKCNSVRRRSSLHSPGFRKNSDEVNIYCQSQQRHSFSESLEALPEQAEEVFDKLTVGRRHSHPLSAELSNPTSGESLSPNVQKIIPPIFGYRLAQQQLKEMKKKGLKEATKVYHVSQNPQNDTVLDATSVIMPEQPESQEEAALSRFRIKAPFLEPKSSVSPERPSPKVDFVLSQLSELPLSSQPSVHQRTEEWVEMVERGYMRNPHFKRTASFHETKHPRPFRERSLSSCTTRQLAFSGSRLRGFDQHQEKEDRRPKSRMGDGEEERHRFWNERLSANRPDLLGDRRLGTWSTGLDKTVQSRARRGPSPIQRNMMARKLKQANSSATYSHQRNTSLSPSQYRRDKCKSLPLDSEYGLYPSSPYGLTESEQRMMDLSGFFGEEDENRDFEC from the exons ATGCCTCAGGCCCTGCCAGCTTCCGCTCCTGTATTCCTGCTGCTGTTCTGCGGTTACG CTCTGGCCCAAATCCGTTACTGGCCCTCCGCAGTATATGTGGCTTTAAGCAACGGGACAGTGTTTGTGGATTTCCACTGTGACAGGAATGTGACCGATGGCAGCATGACCATTTCCTTGGTGGATACAGAGGCCAATACCACAGTGGCCAGCAGACCTGTACCTGGAAACCAGTCAGAAGGCACAGTGGAGTTTAACTGCACCTGCTTCCCCTACGCAGGCAGATTCCGGTTCTGGCTGCAGCTGGGTGGGCAGAAAGGGTGCCTCAATGATACCCAGTGGTGGAGTGAGGTACTGCACGTCCAGTGGCCCCCTTTCCACATCGGCGTGCAGAGAACGAGCAACAGGAGCTCGAGCTCTTTTCAGATCGGGATTTCCACCAACTTTGAGCCCTGCCGTTTGAACTTGTCCCCTGTTTACTTGGAGGTCAGCTACTTTGAGCACAACACGATAGGGAAG GTGGTCCTGTACCGGGAAGGAGTCACGGGCTCAGGAGAGGACAGCCCTCCTGTGGCGTCTAAATGGCTTTCCCATGGAGAGAATGAAACTGAATTCAACTGCTCCCTGTTTGAACCGGGCAAAAACAAGTACTGCTTTAAGTTCATTTTAAACTTTAGCCGCTTGCCTAGCCATGCCCAGAGCTGCATCGTCGTACAGAGGAACACAG AGTCATGGGGCCGGTGGCAAACCTGGAGCCCCTGCAGTGTGAACTGTGGTGAAGGGGTGAGGCAGCGGTACCGGGAGTGCCTGGTGCCTTCTACTGGGATGGCCCACTGCACCGGCCTGCAGAAAGAGCTCTCCCCCTGCTCCCTGGAGGACTGCACAG TGGTTGCAGTTTCACCTTCCCTCGCTCCTGTTCACCCTGAGAGCAAAAAGATGGGCAACATGGTAGCTGTGGCAGGCATCTCCATCTGTCTTGTAGTGATTGTGGCCACTGTCCTCATCACGCTGTGGAGGAAGCTCTGCCGGACTCCAAAGTGCAACTCCGTCCGCCGCCGCAGCTCCTTGCACTCCCCGGGATTCAGGAAGAACTCGGACGAGGTCAACATCTACTGCCAGAGCCAGCAACGGCACAGTTTCTCTGAGAGCCTGGAGGCCCTGCCAGAGCAGGCTGAGGAAGTTTTCGACAAGCTGACCGTAGGCCGCAGGCACAGCCACCCTCTCTCAGCTGAACTGAGCAACCCCACTTCTGGGGAGAGTCTGTCACCCAACGTGCAGAAGATCATCCCTCCTATCTTTGGCTACCGGCTTGCCCAGCAGCAGCTTAAGGAGATGAAGAAGAAAGGCTTGAAGGAGGCCACCAAGGTCTACCATGTGTCCCAGAATCCCCAGAATGACACTGTCCTGGATGCCACCTCTGTAATTATGCCAGAGCAGCCAGAAAGCCAGGAGGAAGCAGCATTAAGCCGTTTCCGCATCAAGGCACCTTTCTTAGAACCCAAGAGCTCTGTTTCTCCAGAGAGGCCGAGTCCCAAAGTGGACTTTGTGCTCTCACAGCTCAGTGAgcttcctctctcctctcagccCAGTGTGCATCAGCGTACTGAAGAATGGGTGGAGATGGTGGAAAGAGGCTACATGAGGAATCCACATTTCAAGAGAACAGCCAGTTTCCATGAAACCAAACACCCCCGACCATTCCGAGAAAGGAGCCTGTCTTCCTGTACTACAAGGCAGCTGGCATTCTCTGGCTCCAGGTTGAGAGGTTTCGACCAGCATCAAGAAAAGGAGGACAGACGCCCCAAATCTAGGATGGgggatggggaggaggagaggcaCCGATTTTGGAATGAGAGGTTGTCAGCAAACAGGCCAGACCTCCTCGGTGATCGCAGACTGGGGACCTGGAGTACTGGACTGGACAAAACAGTGCAAAGTAGGGCCAGAAGAGGTCCTTCGCCAATTCAGAGAAACATGATGGCCAGGAAGCTGAAGCAAGCCAATTCATCGGCCACCTACAGCCACCAGAGGAACACCAGCCTCAGCCCCTCTCAGTACAGGAGGGACAAATGCAAGAGTCTTCCACTCGACTCTGAGTACGGACTCTACCCCAGCTCCCCCTACGGCCTCACCGAGTCTGAACAACGCATGATGGATCTGTCGGGGTTCTTTGGGGAAGAGGATGAGAACAGAGATTTTGAGTGCTGA
- the LOC102692674 gene encoding thrombospondin type-1 domain-containing protein 1 isoform X2, whose translation MPQALPASAPVFLLLFCGYGRFRFWLQLGGQKGCLNDTQWWSEVLHVQWPPFHIGVQRTSNRSSSSFQIGISTNFEPCRLNLSPVYLEVSYFEHNTIGKVSIDKVKAQVRRDVAVVKSQWVDLGCVFPFTERDFIKVALKSRHADWDIKSSGPLYLSQIFTYKLLIDNVYKLGCERTVTVRLLPPPCAFAQGKVVLYREGVTGSGEDSPPVASKWLSHGENETEFNCSLFEPGKNKYCFKFILNFSRLPSHAQSCIVVQRNTESWGRWQTWSPCSVNCGEGVRQRYRECLVPSTGMAHCTGLQKELSPCSLEDCTVVAVSPSLAPVHPESKKMGNMVAVAGISICLVVIVATVLITLWRKLCRTPKCNSVRRRSSLHSPGFRKNSDEVNIYCQSQQRHSFSESLEALPEQAEEVFDKLTVGRRHSHPLSAELSNPTSGESLSPNVQKIIPPIFGYRLAQQQLKEMKKKGLKEATKVYHVSQNPQNDTVLDATSVIMPEQPESQEEAALSRFRIKAPFLEPKSSVSPERPSPKVDFVLSQLSELPLSSQPSVHQRTEEWVEMVERGYMRNPHFKRTASFHETKHPRPFRERSLSSCTTRQLAFSGSRLRGFDQHQEKEDRRPKSRMGDGEEERHRFWNERLSANRPDLLGDRRLGTWSTGLDKTVQSRARRGPSPIQRNMMARKLKQANSSATYSHQRNTSLSPSQYRRDKCKSLPLDSEYGLYPSSPYGLTESEQRMMDLSGFFGEEDENRDFEC comes from the exons ATGCCTCAGGCCCTGCCAGCTTCCGCTCCTGTATTCCTGCTGCTGTTCTGCGGTTACG GCAGATTCCGGTTCTGGCTGCAGCTGGGTGGGCAGAAAGGGTGCCTCAATGATACCCAGTGGTGGAGTGAGGTACTGCACGTCCAGTGGCCCCCTTTCCACATCGGCGTGCAGAGAACGAGCAACAGGAGCTCGAGCTCTTTTCAGATCGGGATTTCCACCAACTTTGAGCCCTGCCGTTTGAACTTGTCCCCTGTTTACTTGGAGGTCAGCTACTTTGAGCACAACACGATAGGGAAGGTAAGCATTGATAAAGTGAAGGCACAGGTCAGGAGGGACGTGGCTGTTGTGAAATCACAGTGGGTGGATTTGGGCTGTGTCTTCCCTTTTACCGAACGGGATTTCATCAAGGTGGCCCTGAAATCCCGCCATGCAGACTGGGACATAAAGTCCTCAGGGCCGCTGTACCTCTCTCAGATATTTACATACAAGCTGCTCATTGACAATGTGTACAAGCTGGGCTGCGAGCGAACAGTGACAGTGCGCTTATTGCCCCCACCCTGTGCCTTCGCCCAAGGAAAGGTGGTCCTGTACCGGGAAGGAGTCACGGGCTCAGGAGAGGACAGCCCTCCTGTGGCGTCTAAATGGCTTTCCCATGGAGAGAATGAAACTGAATTCAACTGCTCCCTGTTTGAACCGGGCAAAAACAAGTACTGCTTTAAGTTCATTTTAAACTTTAGCCGCTTGCCTAGCCATGCCCAGAGCTGCATCGTCGTACAGAGGAACACAG AGTCATGGGGCCGGTGGCAAACCTGGAGCCCCTGCAGTGTGAACTGTGGTGAAGGGGTGAGGCAGCGGTACCGGGAGTGCCTGGTGCCTTCTACTGGGATGGCCCACTGCACCGGCCTGCAGAAAGAGCTCTCCCCCTGCTCCCTGGAGGACTGCACAG TGGTTGCAGTTTCACCTTCCCTCGCTCCTGTTCACCCTGAGAGCAAAAAGATGGGCAACATGGTAGCTGTGGCAGGCATCTCCATCTGTCTTGTAGTGATTGTGGCCACTGTCCTCATCACGCTGTGGAGGAAGCTCTGCCGGACTCCAAAGTGCAACTCCGTCCGCCGCCGCAGCTCCTTGCACTCCCCGGGATTCAGGAAGAACTCGGACGAGGTCAACATCTACTGCCAGAGCCAGCAACGGCACAGTTTCTCTGAGAGCCTGGAGGCCCTGCCAGAGCAGGCTGAGGAAGTTTTCGACAAGCTGACCGTAGGCCGCAGGCACAGCCACCCTCTCTCAGCTGAACTGAGCAACCCCACTTCTGGGGAGAGTCTGTCACCCAACGTGCAGAAGATCATCCCTCCTATCTTTGGCTACCGGCTTGCCCAGCAGCAGCTTAAGGAGATGAAGAAGAAAGGCTTGAAGGAGGCCACCAAGGTCTACCATGTGTCCCAGAATCCCCAGAATGACACTGTCCTGGATGCCACCTCTGTAATTATGCCAGAGCAGCCAGAAAGCCAGGAGGAAGCAGCATTAAGCCGTTTCCGCATCAAGGCACCTTTCTTAGAACCCAAGAGCTCTGTTTCTCCAGAGAGGCCGAGTCCCAAAGTGGACTTTGTGCTCTCACAGCTCAGTGAgcttcctctctcctctcagccCAGTGTGCATCAGCGTACTGAAGAATGGGTGGAGATGGTGGAAAGAGGCTACATGAGGAATCCACATTTCAAGAGAACAGCCAGTTTCCATGAAACCAAACACCCCCGACCATTCCGAGAAAGGAGCCTGTCTTCCTGTACTACAAGGCAGCTGGCATTCTCTGGCTCCAGGTTGAGAGGTTTCGACCAGCATCAAGAAAAGGAGGACAGACGCCCCAAATCTAGGATGGgggatggggaggaggagaggcaCCGATTTTGGAATGAGAGGTTGTCAGCAAACAGGCCAGACCTCCTCGGTGATCGCAGACTGGGGACCTGGAGTACTGGACTGGACAAAACAGTGCAAAGTAGGGCCAGAAGAGGTCCTTCGCCAATTCAGAGAAACATGATGGCCAGGAAGCTGAAGCAAGCCAATTCATCGGCCACCTACAGCCACCAGAGGAACACCAGCCTCAGCCCCTCTCAGTACAGGAGGGACAAATGCAAGAGTCTTCCACTCGACTCTGAGTACGGACTCTACCCCAGCTCCCCCTACGGCCTCACCGAGTCTGAACAACGCATGATGGATCTGTCGGGGTTCTTTGGGGAAGAGGATGAGAACAGAGATTTTGAGTGCTGA
- the fgl1b gene encoding fibrinogen like 1B, producing the protein MSLVLILLFVSQTLAASRLSENELCLSELSQLNDTIKNLQNKLFIGEWQLLNLRQYKYFFVDNHWPRHNKSLQGPTLLPTTGGNLIVYDQDCSMLYDRQKVPSGFYRIKPKLVAEPFLVYCDMTDGAGWTVFQQRRSGRVDFNREWSDYKEGFGHFKRSNDEYWLGNEHIYSLLLGGDNLVKIELMDWKGEKKHAYYENFQIADEKNNYQLRFGLYSGSAGDALSGGGGVEQQWSASHNAMLFSTKDRDNDRFLQGSCAKENKGGWWYNRCHAANLNGKYYRGGEYRGKYDNGVVWMTWSGLWYSLRHTTMKVRPLVFMDSWGSGEGGLV; encoded by the exons ATGTCTCTGGTGTTGATTCTTTTATTTGTGAGCCAAACTTTAGCAGCATCTCGCCTCTCG GAGAACGAGCTGTGCTTGTCAGAGCTCTCTCAGCTTAATGACACCATCAAAAACCTGCAGAACAAGCTGTTCATCGGTGAGTGGCAGCTGTTGAACCTGCGACAGTACAAGTACTTTTTTGTGGACAACCATTGGCCCAGACACAACAAGAGCCTCCAGGGGCCAACCCTACTGCCCACCACAGGAGGAAATCTTATTGTGTATGACCAGG ACTGCTCAATGCTGTATGACAGACAAAAAGTGCCTAGTGGGTTCTACCGGATCAAGCCCAAACTGGTGGCAGAGCCTTTCCTTGTGTACTGTGACATGACAGATGGGGCCGGGTGGACAGTGTTCCAGCAGAGACGGAGTGGAAGAGTGGATTTCAACCG AGAATGGAGTGATTACAAAGAAGGATTTGGGCATTTTAAAAGAAGTAATGATGAATACTGGCTGGGGAATGAACATATTTACTCTCTTCTCTTGGGtg GTGACAATCTAGTGAAGATAGAACTGATGGACTGGAAAGGAGAGAAGAAGCATGCATACTATGAAAACTTTCAAATAGCAGATGAAAAG AATAACTACCAGCTGAGGTTTGGGCTGTACAGTGGGAGTGCTGGCGATGCGCTGTCCGGGGGAGGTGGTGTGGAGCAACAGTGGTCAGCCTCACACAATGCCATGCTGTTCAGCACCAAGGACAGAGATAATGACCGCTTCCTGCAGGGCAGCTGTGCCAAGGAAAACAAGGGAGGATGGTGGTACAACAG GTGCCATGCAGCCAACCTGAATGGAAAGTACTACAGGGGAGGCGAGTACAGAGGAAAGTACGACAATGGGGTGGTGTGGATGACATGGAGCGGCCTCTGGTACTCCCTCCGGCATACTACCATGAAGGTCAGGCCACTGGTCTTTATGGACAGCTGGGGGAGCGGTGAGGGAGGGCTGGTATAG